Proteins co-encoded in one Octopus bimaculoides isolate UCB-OBI-ISO-001 chromosome 9, ASM119413v2, whole genome shotgun sequence genomic window:
- the LOC106872659 gene encoding protein ZBED8-like, with amino-acid sequence MDEFTFQDSEALLLTYVRYTEHEAFQEEMLFCESLETTTTAKDIHSKLKHYLDVNKIPKENLLSCAEDGASAKMGKKMGCLKMMTDENPNMLIVHCVIHRENLVAKKLSPVLNEILRAVIKCVNSIKANPEAECLFKQFCVNQSAEHGRLLIHTGVRCLSSGNSLKRFMELFDQLNNFLSDKWEMKMLSTTDRNAFVSYLTDIFEKLGNSKVQT; translated from the coding sequence ATGGATGAATTCACATTTCAGGACAGTGAGGCCCTGTTATTGACTTATGTGAGATATACTGAGCACGAGGCTTTTCAAGAAGAGATGTTGTTTTGCGAATCATTGGAAACAACCACAACTGCAAAGGACATCCACAGCAAACTTAAACATTATTTGGATgtaaacaaaataccaaaagaaaactTACTGTCATGCGCAGAAGACGGTGCATCTGCTAAGATGGGCAAGAAAATGGGATGCTTAAAAATGATGACGGATGAAAATCCAAACATGTTGATTGTCCATTGCGTCATACACCGAGAAAACTTGGTTGCCAAGAAACTGTCCCCTGTTCTTAATGAGATTCTACGAGCTGTGATCAAGTGCGTCAACAGTATTAAAGCAAATCCCGAAGCCGAATGTCTTTTTAAGCAGTTTTGTGTAAATCAAAGTGCCGAGCATGGTCGATTATTGATTCATACGGGAGTAAGGTGTCTATCGAGTGGAAATAGCTTAAAAAGGTTCATGGAATTATTTGATCAACTTAACAACTTTCTCAGTGATAAATGGGAAATGAAAATGCTGTCAACAACGGATAGAAATGcatttgtcagttatttgacagaCATCTTTGAGAAACTTGGAAACTCCAAGGTGCAAACATGA